The Cytobacillus oceanisediminis genomic interval AAAGATAATTGAAACCTTCTGGCATGATCAATGAGACGAAAGCCAAATTCACCATTGGCCAGGATCAGCCCATCCCCCTCGATGTTTTTCAGCTGTGCTGCCACAAGATCATTGGAAAGTGTTCCCGTGCCAACAACAACTTCAGCATGAGAGGCATCTGTCATCCTGCATAATTGAGAACGCAAGTCCTTCAAACCGCTGATAAAATCATGATTGCGATGAGATACGGCTTCTTTTGAAAAAGCACTTTTCACTTTTGCATGAATGGGCACAGGACCCGGCAAAAATGAATGCCTGGCGGGTCCTGAATTTCTGGCCATTAAGCGTTCAAAGGATTTAGTTGAGCGTTCGAAGTTCTCTTTTGTTAAATACATGGGCTGAAACTGGGCTCCCTCCTCTCCTGTCAGAGGACCAAAAGGCAGAAACCCAATCCGCTTATACAATTTCTGCTGTCTGACCGTGCCCGATATCAGCGCCATCGTATAATTTTTTTCGAGGCAAAGCTCTACAAGCTTTTCACAAAGCTGATAAAAAACACGGGTGCTTCGATACTCTTTTTTGATTGACAGCAAGCGGATCTCACAAAATTCTCCTTTAACAGGCAAGTATTCTTCGAGATTAGGAAGTTTATAATCAAGCGAAAATGGCCTTTTGGCGCGGATCGCGATCATTCCGGCAACTTCCTCGCCAGCCTTGGCAATGACATATGTATTTTCTTCATGAAATTTATCAATTAAATGCTGATCTTCATTTTGCTTATGCTGAGGAATTTCTTCCACAAATGTCTGGTAGTTCAGCTGATGAATTTGTTCAAATTCATTAGGTTCGGTTGCGATTTTGCAGATAATATTCACAGTTTACCTCCTATGTTTAGGCATGATGAAATGGGTATGGGAAATTAGAACAATCAAAAGCAGCAGCAGAAGGCCTGCAGAAATGATGAATGAATCACCAATCACCCAGGCTGTTATGGGAATGGAAGCCATAGCGATAAAACCCGATCGTGTATACTTCCGGAGAACTGCATAGGCAATTCCCATCGTGATAGCCATTATCGCTATTGTCATGGGCTCCAAAAACAAAGCAGAAGCCAAGTAGACAACCACTCCTTTTCCCCCATGAAAACCCAGCTGAATAGGAAACAAATGGCCAATAAGCACGAAAACTGCGCTAAGGATTAATAAACCATCACCTTCAAACATGAGTCCAGTTACATATAAAGCGGCCCATGCCTTTCCAGCATCAATTGCTATTGTAAGCAAGAACCCCTTCTTGCCGATTGCTCTGCCTGCATTGGTAGCCCCTACATTCCCGCTCCCCTTTTTTCTTATATCCTCTTTTGCTATGTATTTAACCACATAATAAGCCCCGGTTACACTCCCCAATACGTAAGAAAAGATCATAACCATCAGGGCAGTCCACACATCATCGATCATACGCACATATCCCGCCTTATACTAATTAAACGATCAAAAAGGGTAAAAAGTTTCATATATTTACAAAATTACAATCAATTAACTTATACAGATAGTATAACACCCCTAATTTTACCATTAAACAAATTGAATGCCAGAGCCTGATTTCATAATTCTCCTATTTTAATGCCAACATTAAACTTTCTGTAAAAATAATTATTTTGTGTTGACATTGTTTAGTAATCGCATATAATTTGCATTAAGGCAAAACTTTTTAATAAATCCATAAATCTTGTCCATGTGACGTATAATTGCGCATAAACAATTAATTTGAATCAATTTAAATATGGGAAATAAAGGGGGATAAAATAATGAAGGATCCAGCAATTAGCATAGAGGATTTGCATGTTTCCTATTTCGGAAATGAAGCGGTGACAGGAGTCAGCCTTTCTGTTACTACAGGCAATTTGGTAGGAATTATCGGGCCGAATGGCGCAGGAAAATCGACTTTTTTAAAAGCCATGCTAAATCTCATACCAAAAGATAAAGGTGCGGTAAAAGTGCTGGGAAAACCTATTGCTGAAGTGCGCAAGAGTATCGCCTATGTGCCGCAGCGGAATGACATTGACTGGGATTTCCCAATCACTGTGCTTGATGCGGTTCTTATTGGGACCTACCCCCATTTAAAACTGTTCCGCCGTCCAAAGAAAAAGGATAAAGAGTGGGCCATGGAATGTCTTCAGCGAGTTGGCATGCAGGAGTTCAGCAGAAGGCAGATTGGGGAACTATCAGGCGGCCAGCAGCAGAGAGTTTTTCTGGCGAGAGCACTTGCTCAAAAAGCGGATTTGTTCTTTCTGGATGAGCCATTTGTTGGAGTTGATGTATCCAGTGAGGAAACCATTGTGAACATTTTGAAGGAGCTGTGCAGACAAGGAAAAACAGTGATTGTTGTACACCATGATTTAAGTAAAGCAAATGATTATTTCAATCAGTTAATTCTCCTTAATAAGGAATTGATCAGTTTTGGGACCGTTGAAGAAGTGTTTAAACCTGAAGTAATTGCAAAAGCATACAAGGGGCAATTTGCTTTTATGAATGAGATTGGGGTGTCGCTATAATGGCTTTTATTGAAGCGGTCATGCAATATGGCTTTCTGCAAAAAGCGTTATTAACCTCGGTTATGGTAGGAATTATCTGCGGAGTCATTGGGTGCTTTATCATCCTGAGAGGAATGGCTCTCATGGGAGATGCCATATCACATGCTGTACTTCCGGGCGTCGCTATTTCATATATGCTGGGAGTTAACTTCTTCTTTGGCGCAGTCATAAGCGGAGTGATCACAGCTATCGCCATTGGTTTTGTATCCCAAAACAGCCGGATTAAGCATGATACCTCGATTGGAATTATGTTTACAGCGGCATTTGCTTCAGGAATCATTATTATTACCATGCTAAAAAGCAGTACAGATCTATACCATATTTTATTTGGTAATGTACTGGCAGTAAGATTATCCGACATGTGGATCACTTTGGGCATCAGCCTTATTGTATTGGCGGCTGTTTACCTCTTTTACAAAGAATTATTGGTCACATCGTTTGATGAAACGATGGGAGCAGCTTACGGACTGCCAGTTCGTTTCATTCATTATTTCCTAATGACTCTCTTGACCATGGTAACCGTTGCATCCCTCCAGACAGTTGGGATTGTCCTGGTTGTTGCCATGCTGATCACCCCTGCAGCGGCAGCTTATCTCTTAACCGAGCGGCTGTGGATGATGATTTTCCTTGCCTCTGGCATTGGTGTGATTTCATCCATCGTGGGACTTTACTTTAGCTTCACCTACAACTTAGCTTCTGGAGCAACGATTGTCATATCATCTACTGCTATTTTCATTCTCGTTTTCTTATTCTCACCTAAGCATGGGCTAATTTGGAAAACGCTGAAAGTAAAGAAAAAGAGAGCTTCATTAGTTTAATTTTAATAAAATCAAATTTTTCAGGAGGTAAAACTTATGATTAAAAAAGGCATTCTTTTATTAGCTGCATCCCTTCTTTCTGTGTTATTCCTGTCAGCCTGCAGCAGCGGAAAAAGCAGCACATCAGCAAATGAAGATGGAAAAATCCAAGTTGTCACTACCTATTCGATTGTGTATGACATTGTTAAAAATGTAGGCGGGGATTTAGTTGAGATTCATAGTTTAGCACCCATTGGCTCCAATCCCCACGAATATGACCCGCTTCCTGAGGATGTGCAAAAAACAACCGATGCAGATGCTGTATTTTACAACGGCCTGAATCTGGAAGCCGGCAACTCATGGTTCAATAAGCTGATGGAAACTGCCGGAAAAGACGGTGAAGATGCGCCAGTCTTCCTGATGAGCAAAGGCGTTGATGCCATGCACTTAACCACAAAAGGCAAAGAAAGTGAAGAAGATCCCCATGCATGGCTGGACATCCGAAATGGGATCAAATACGCGGAAAATGCCAGAGATGGACTTATTAAAGCAGATCCAGACAACAAAGAGATTTACGAGAAAAACGCAGAAGAATATATTGCAAAGCTTCAGGAGCTGCATGATGAAGCGGTCGAACAATTTAATGAAATTCCAGAAAATGAACGGGTTCTTGTTACAAGTGAAGGTGCTTTTAAATATTTCAGCGAAGCCTACGGATTCCAGGCAGAATACATTTGGGAAATCAACCAGGAAAACCAGGGAACACCAGAACAAATAACAAGAATTGTGGATATTATCAATGAAAAAGGAATTACAGGTCTATTCCTGGAAACAAGCATTGACGCAAGAAGCATGGAATCCGTATCCGATGAAACCAATGTTCCGATCATGGGAAAAGTGTTTACAGACTCTCTGGCAAAGCCGGGTGAAGATGGCGATACGTACATCTCTATGATGGAATGGAATATTAAAACCATTAAAGAAGGCTTGACCCGGTAGATGAATTTTTGAAACAGAATGGGTGGATAGCCAGGGTGGGGGGATTTGATTCTTCATTGTTACCTTTCTCTTAGTCTTGTAAGCAATGAAAGGCACGATTTTCACTCATTTATGCCCTTGAGCTCATTCTTTTGCTTGTGAAGGGCACGATTCTCATGCTTTTATGCCCTTCAGCTCTGTCTTTTGTCTTTGAAGGGCACGATTCTCACCTATTCATGCCCTTCAGTTCTGACTTTTTCCTTTAAAGGGCACGATTCTCACTTATTCATGCCCTTCAGTTCTGACTTTTTCCTTTGAAGGGCACGATTCTTATGCTTATGTACCCTTCTGCTTATTTTTTAGTTGTGAATGGCACAATTCCAGCAAGCAGGTGAATCATGTGATCCACATTAGTTCAAAGAGATATATTCTGGAGATTTATCTATTACAGGAAGCACATGGGCATGCGACCATTTCCGGCATTGCAAAGGTATTGAAGGTCACCGTCTCAGCTGCATCTAAAATGGCCGGAAAGCTTAAATCAGGCGGTTACATTCACTTTCAGCCCTATGGAACAGTAAAACTGACAGAACAAGGTTTAGAAATTGGCAAAAACCTATTTCAGGATCATCAGGTTTTAATGGAGTTTTATCAAATAATAGGGGTTGAAGAAAAACTGATCCGGAAGAAAGTTAGTGAAGTTGAAATGCATATCGGAACGGAAGTTGTTTTTAAAATTAAGAGCTTTATAGAAGATCATAAGAAAAACGCTTGAGTTGTTTAATAAACATTCAAGCGTTTTTTGCCAGAATTTATTCCGGTTTCTTCATAAAAAGTGACAAGATTATATTAAGTATGGCTAAGGCCAAACTAATTTTAAATACCAGTGCCGAGCCCGCTGCCGCCGCCTGTGCCGGTTCTCCTGCGGCAGCTGCCAGGTAACTATTTTGCTTTGCGGCCATAAGGGATACCATAATGGCAATCCCAATAGCTCCGGACACTTGCTGCACTGTTTGCGTCAATGCAATCCCGTCTGGATAGTATTGTCTCGGAAGGGAATTCAGAGTGTTTGTCTGCACAGATGCCAGCACTGCCCCAATCCCCAGCATCATGATCATATGGGTTAACACAATCATCCATAAAGCTGTGTCTGTTCCAAACTGGGAATAAGCTCCATATCCAACCGCAACCAAAATGGTTCCGGGTGTGATGACTGCTTTCGGTCCAAATCTGTCAAATAATCGCCCGATTGCCGGAGCCAGAATGCAGTTTAGCAGGCTCCCCGGCAATAGAACCAGTCCGGTTGTGAATGCTGCGATGATCAAAGCCATTTGCATGTACATCGGTAAAATGACAAGCATGGACAGCATATTAAAGAACGTGATAAAACTCATAAATACACCCAGAACAAACAGCGGATATTTGAATGCTTTCAAATTGAGCATCGGCACATCCAATTTTGTCTGACGCACAGCAAAAATAATGAGTGCCAGAATCCCTGCTATGATCGATATGATGACAGAAGTACTTGTCCATCCGCCATGCTCGCCGCCAGCACTCACTCCATAGACGATTCCCCCGAACCCGATCGTTGAGAGGAAAACCGATAATACATCAATGGAAACTTTCAGTATCTCATTTACATTCGGCAAATACGAAAACCCAAATAGTAAAGAAAACAGGAGGAAAGGAATCGTAAACCAGAAGATCCAATGCCATGAGAGTGTATCTAAAATGAGACCTGCCAATGTTGGACCCAGCGCCGGTCCTGCCAGCATGACCAATCCCATGATTCCCATTGCCCCGCCGCGTTTATCAGGAGGAAAAATAGTGAAAATGACATTTTGCGTCAGGGGTAAATTAATCGCTAATCCTGCTGCCTGAATAATGCGTCCTGCTAGTAAAACTGGAAATACGGAGGCTGTCGCAGCCATGACAGTTCCGATAATGGATAACAGCACTGAAGCCATAAACATTTGCCTGGTTGTAAATTTTTGCATCATAATGCCTGTAACCGGCACCAAAATCCCCAGAGTCAAGAAATATCCTGTTGCCAGCCACTGAATGACAGTTGCATCAACGCTAAATATGAAGCTTAATTCGCCTAAAGCAATATTTAATGCCGTTTCACTGAAAAGTCCGACAAACCCTGCGACCAAAAGTGCCGCCATGATCGGGCCTGTTTTAACTTGCTTCTGTACTGCCGGAACCGCTTTAATCTGCCTATTTGCAATGGTCCCTGCTTTGTATTGATTATTCACTCGTAATACTCCTTCATTAGGAAAAGAATATCCCTTCAATTTTTGCTGTAAAGATATTAATGATTTCATTTATCAGCGTTTCCAAATTCCGCAGCACACCTCCATTTGCTAAACGGCTTGTTAACTATATCAAACTATTTTTCTTAACGTCAACTAAGTTGACAAAATTTTATTTTTCTGATATTATCAACTTAGTTGACAGTATCCTTATGTATGATATTGGATATCTGATTATAAATTTTTTAAAAGAATTGTCGCTTTCATTGGATAAGAGTGCAGAAGAGATAGAGGAACTAGTGAAGATAATGATAAAAGCAAGCAGATAACAGAAAAAAGAATGTCCCTTCTGAATGTGATATTCATCGGGACATTCTTTTTCATTGTTCAATAGAAACCGCTAAAGGAAGCAATTAGGCAGTTCTTTTCCAAATACTCTCCATGTTCTCAAGAGTTTTCCCTTTCGTTTCAGGTACAAACTTCCATACAAAAATGGCTGAAAGAACACTCATCAGTCCATAGAAGCCGTAAGTTAAGCCGCCGCTGAATTCCATCATCATCGGATAAGTCGATGAAATGAAATAGTTTGCGGCCCATTGTGCTGCTACTGCTACCGCCACTGCCTGTCCGCGGATTTTGTTTGGGAAAATTTCCGAGATCAATACCCAGCATATCGGTCCCCATGACATCATGAAAGACGCTGTGTAAACGATAATAAAAATTAACGTGCCCATGCCGATTATATTGGAAAAAGCCATTCCTGCAACACCAAACATCCCGATCGCCATGCCAATGGAACCCGTGATCAATAATGGCTTGCGTCCCCATTTATCTACAGTTAAAATGGCCACTACTGTAAAGATGACATTTATGACACCCATAACTATCGTCTGCAGCATCGAGGCATCCTTTGCTGCTCCCATGCTTTCAAAAATTCGCGGTGCATAGTACAAAGCCACATTAATCCCGACAAATTGCTGGAATACAGACAGCAGAATTCCTATAACAATCACTAATTTTCCGTATGCAAACAGTTTTTCTGCTGGAACATTTGCTGAGGCTGCTACCGATTTTTTGATTTCACCCAAGATCGTTTTTGCCTCTGCTGCACCATTAATTTTCGTAAGTACTGCTAAAGCTTTATCATCATGATTATTGATGGCCAGGTATCGGGGTGTCTCCGGAACCAGGAGCAGCAGAAGACCAAAGGCAAGGGCCGGAATAGCTTCTGAAGCAAACATGTACCTCCAGCCAACATCATTGATCCATTCCAAAGGACGCCCGCTGGCAATGCCCCAGTTTACAAAGTACACGACAAGCATTCCGAAAATGATCATAAACTGATTGAATGAAACCAGGCGTCCGCGGATATCGGCAGGTGCAATTTCGCCGATATACATGGGAACAATTGCTGACGCCAGGCCAACCCCAATTCCACCTATAATGCGATAAAGATTAAAAGTCAATAATAACGAGATGGTCGGTTCCCCTTTAGTGAAAAATAAAAATTCAGGAAAAGCGGAGCCTAATGCGGATAGGAAGAAAAGAACAGCCGCAGCAATCAGCGATTTTTTCCGCCCAAACTTCGACGCAAAATAACCGGAAATTAAACCGCCAATGATACAGCCAATTAAAGCACTCGAGGTTGTCGCCCCGTGAGCCAGCGACCCTAATCCCAAACTATTGATCAAATAGATTTCCAGTGACTTTTCAGCTCCTGAAATAACAGCCGTATCATATCCGAAAAGCAAACCTCCTATCGCAGCAACCAATGTAAGTGAACCAATATATAGAGAGTTCCGATTCTGTTTCATAGTTTGTAAAAGACAGATTTGAACCAAAATAGAGCGCTTACAATTTGACATTAATATAATTCAAATCTATCTTTACTCCTTTCTAGTAGAAATGTTTAAACAATGAGAAACTTGAAACTGGTTTTTGTTTTGAAGACCTCATTTTTCTCCAGGACAATAGAAGGAAAGTTTTCATGATGAATGGCATCAGGCGGACATTGTGTTTCCAGACATAGCCCCAAATGCCTTTTTGACTGAACACCTCTAATTTCAAAATCATTTCCCAGCATGTTCGCTGTATATAAAACAACACTCTGCCTATCCGTTTCCACTGCCAGTTTTCGTCCGCTTGCAGAATCCACTACAGCCATTTCACCTGTATTTAATAGAAATGGATGATCATAACCTCCGCCCGCAAGAATGTTCTGCTGATGGCCGGACTTTACGCCTTCTTTGATTTTCTTCCCTGCTCTGAAATCAAACGGGGTATTTTCAACATGTATGAATTCCCCAGTAGGAATCAATGTGTCATCAAGCTCCAGGAAGTGATCACTTTGCATGGTTACCTCGTGCTCAAGAATGTCCCTCTTTAAGTCCCCGCTTAGGTTAAAATAAGTATGGTTTGTCAGATTGATGATCGTTTTTTCATCAGATATAGCTTTATAACTAATGACCAGTTCATTCTCATTGTTCAGTGTATAGTTTACCGTTACATCAAGAGTCCCAGGATACCCTTCTTCTCCATCCGGGCTTACATAGGAGAACCTGATATTCGCCTCATTCCTGCCCTTTTCAGCGGCCGAGTCCCAAATTACATGATGAAAACCACCTTTACCTCCATGCAGATGGTGTTCCCCATCATTTTTTGGCAGCTGGTAAGCAGTTCCATCAAGAGTGAAAGTTGAGCCTGCTATCCTTCCGGCCACCCTTCCTATAATCGAACCAAAAAAGGGTGAATGCTTTGTATACTCTTCAAGCGTGTCAAAACCCAGGACCACATTCTCTATATTTCCTTCACGATCAGGGACAGATATCCCGGTAATGATTCCCCCGTATTCAATACACGATACTTTCATTCCATGATCATTGCTGATTGTATAGGATTTAACCTTGTGTCCATTCCATTCGCCAAAGATACTTTCAGTTATGTTCATGTAGATCTCCCTCAAGTCAGCTTACTTTTTCCTAAAACCGGCCAAACCCTCGTTCAGTTTCCTGGTTTGCACATAAACTTCCTTGTATAACTGGAAAAGTTCCTGATATTTCTTAACGTTTTCAGGGATTGGAGTATACGTCTTTTCGTATGTTATGAAGTCATCGGCACATGCTTCCAGAGATTCATACCATTTGCATCCATATGCCGCGAGCATAGCCGCACCTACAGCAGGTCCTTGTTCACTTGAAAGCTTTACGATTGTGCTATTGAAGATATCAGCCTGGATTTGCAGCCAGGCATCACTTTTTGCTCCTCCTCCGATTGAAATGATTGTATCGACTAGCTTGCCGCTTTCCCTGAATATTTCAATCGATTCATTTAAAGAAAAGGTAATTCCTTCAATGACCGATCGAACAAAGTCATTTCGATTATGTGAAGAGTCCATGCCGATAAAGCTTCCCCGAATAAGTGAATCTGCATATGGCGTGCGCTCACCGGCTAAATATGGCGTAAACAAAAGACCGTTCGATCCAATCGGAACCTCGCTCATTTCAGCCAGCAAGGAGTCGAATGATTCCATTTCTGCAAACGTATCTTTAAACCAGCTCAAACTATGTCCCGCTGCCAGGGTTACGCCCATTGTGTAATAGGCCTTTTCTTCACCATGATTAAAATAATGGACTTTCCCCTGAAAATCCTTGTCATTTTGTTCTTCATAGGATAAAACGACTCCGGATGTGCCAATGCTGCATAATGTTTTTCCTTCTGACAGAATACCTGAACCGATCGCACCACAGGCATTGTCAGCTCCTCCGGCAAATACCTTCGTTAAAGGATATAATCCCGTCTTCTCAGCAATCTCAGGCTTTAACGTCCCTACACATTCATGGGATTCAACTAAAGGCGGACAGATATTCACATCAATCCCGGTTAGCCCGCATATCTCTTCACTCCACATTTTCCGGCCGACATTCAGCAGCAAAGTACCCGCTGCATCACTATATTCACTATGAATCCTTCCAGTCAGTTTAAAGCGCAGATAATCTTTAGGGAGCATAAATACAGCCGCTTTTTCAAAAACTTCCGGCTCATATTGCTTCACCCAAAGCAGCTTTGGTAAAGTGAAGCCTTCCAATGCCGGATTCTTTGTGATTTCAAGCAGACGCTTCTCACCAGCCATGTCATAGATCTGTTTACACTGCTCTGTCGTGCGGGTATCATTCCAGAGGATTGCATTTCGCAGAACCATATTCTCTTTATCCAGAAGGACCAGGCCGTGCATTTGGCCTGAAAAACTGATTCCTTGAATGTCTTCCTCACTTCCATCGAACTGCTCTGAAATTTCTTTAAGAGCATCGACTGTTTTATCAACCCATTCACCAGGGTCCTGTTCACTATAACCCGACTTTTCATGAATGAGCGGATAAGACCTGGAAACTTCGCTGCATACTTCTCCCTTTTGATTCATTAATAAAACTTTTACCGAGCTCGTGCCAAGGTCAATCCCGATTACATATTTCATGATTGATCATCCTTTAGATAATGAAATGTATGCTAATCTTTACTTTTTAAAAATGTACTGGGACACTTTCGTATTCCCAGTACATTTAATCTTTTTATATTAATCTCTTACGCTTTTACACTCGCATAGGCTTCGAGAATGTATTTATTTAAGACAGCTTTTAGCTGTTCCTGTCTTCCTGACTTGTTTTCGATCTTTTCAAGCTGAAGAGCATGCTTCTCAAGCTTATGGAAGTCTGTTTTTCCCTCAACGATTTCAAGGCCGATGCCTTCCGTATAGCTGCTATATCTGTCAGCAATAAAGTTGTCTAATACTTTATCTTCAATTAAACGCTGTGCAACTTTTGCACCAACTGCAAATGTGTCCATTCCTGCAATATGAGCATAGAACAGGTCCTCAGGGTCAAATGATCCTCTTCGTACCTTCGCATCAAAGTTTAGGCCGCCTGTTCCAAGGCCGTCATTTTTAAGAATTTCAACCATTGCCAATGCTGTAGAATAGATATCTGTCGGGAATTCGTCAGTATCCCATCCCAGCAGGGTATCTCCCTGGTTTGCATCCACTGAACCAAGCATTCCATTTATGCGTGCTGTGTGCAGTTCATGCTCAAATGTATGGCCGGCAAGGGTCGCGTGGTTTGCTTCAATATTGAATTTAAAGTAGTCTTTTAAGCCGTAAGATTGCAAGAATGATAAACTGGTTGCCACATCAAAATCATATTGATGTTTGGTAGGCTCCTTCGGCTTTGGCTCGATTAAGAATTGTGCGTCAAATCCAATTTCCTTTGCATAATCAATTGCCATATGGAAGAAGCGCGCAAGATTATCGAGTTCAAGCTTCATGTTCGTATTCAGCAGTGTTTCGTATCCTTCGCGTCCGCCCCAGAATACATAGTTCACAGCACCCAGCTCCTTGCCGATCTCAAGTCCCTTTTTCACTTTCGCTGCAGCATAAGCAAATACATCAGCATTAGGCGCTGTCGCCGCACCGTGCAGCCAGCGCGGATGTGAAAACATATTAGCAGTATTCCATAATAACTTTGTTTTGCTGGATTTCATGTATTCCTTAATCATGGCCGTAATTTCATCTAAGTTCTTAAAAGTTTCGCTTAATGAATCCCCTTCAGGCGCAATATCAGCGTCATGGAAACAGAAAAACGGAACATTCAGTTTTTCATAGAATTCAAAGGAGGCTTCTACACGTGCCTTGGCCAAGTCCATTCCGGAAAATCTGCCATAGGAACGGATCATCGTTCCATCTCCGAAAGGATCTGTGCCTTCCGCAGTGAACGTATGCCAGTAAGACACAGCAAAACGGAGAAGGTCTTCCATTTTTCTGCCGTTGATCATTTCTTCAGGATTATAATATTTAAAAGCCAATGGATTATTAGAATCTGGACCTTCGTATTTTACTCCGCTCACATTACTAAAGTAGTTCATTTTCATTCCTCCATCTTTTCTTTTAGATTGTTATCGCTTTCATTTGATTACAAATCGATTTTACCACCATAAACTTAGTTTGTCTATTGAATGAACTAAGTTTCATTTTTATTTTTAATTATGGTATAAATGGAATATGATTGTAATAGACAAAGAAATTGAGGATTTGAGGAGAAAGATAATGACTTGGAATCAGCAGCTGGTAAAAATGAAAAACAAATCACGCGTTCTGCAGACGATAATCTACCAATCCCCTATCTCCCGGGCTGATATCGCACAGCACTTGGGACTGACTAAAGGTACTGTTTCCTCGTTGGTCAACGAGCTGATAGAAGAAAAAATCTGTTCCGAAACAGGACCAGGCAAATCGAGCGGAGGACGTCGCCCTGTGATGCTGCTCTTTAATGAAAAAGCTGGATATGCCATTGGAATTGATTTAGGGGTGAACTATATTTTAGGTGTCATGACTGATTTATCGGGTAATATTGTGAGCGAAAATTTGAAGCATATGAAGAGCATGAGGTATGAAGAAACCATTCTTGTCATAAAAGAAGTCATCCAATCATTATTGGACTCTACCCCCGAGAGCCCTTATGGTGTAATCGGAATCGGCATTGGAGTACCAGGAATCGTAAATAAGGAAGGCAGCAATATCCTGCTGGCACCTAATCTGGGCTGGACAGATATCAATTTAAAGGCAGAAATTGAGACAGAGTTTCACCTTCCCGTTATCATCGACAACGAAGCGAACGCCGGAGCATACGGGGAAAAGCGTTTCGGAGCCGGGAAAAACTTTGAAAATCTCATCTATGTAAGCGCTGGAATTGGCATAGGCGTCGGCTTTATTTTACAAAACAGCCTTTATCGGGGGGCTGAGGGATTCTCCGGTGAAATGGGCCATATGGTGATCGATATAGATGGAAAAGAATGCAGATGCGGCAGCAAAGGCTGCTGGGAATTGTACGCTTCTGAACAGGCATTACTAAACCAGGCAAAGAATATTCAATCATATTTACAACGGGATGATCTGAACCTGGAGTCATTAGTTG includes:
- the xylE gene encoding D-xylose transporter XylE, whose product is MKQNRNSLYIGSLTLVAAIGGLLFGYDTAVISGAEKSLEIYLINSLGLGSLAHGATTSSALIGCIIGGLISGYFASKFGRKKSLIAAAVLFFLSALGSAFPEFLFFTKGEPTISLLLTFNLYRIIGGIGVGLASAIVPMYIGEIAPADIRGRLVSFNQFMIIFGMLVVYFVNWGIASGRPLEWINDVGWRYMFASEAIPALAFGLLLLLVPETPRYLAINNHDDKALAVLTKINGAAEAKTILGEIKKSVAASANVPAEKLFAYGKLVIVIGILLSVFQQFVGINVALYYAPRIFESMGAAKDASMLQTIVMGVINVIFTVVAILTVDKWGRKPLLITGSIGMAIGMFGVAGMAFSNIIGMGTLIFIIVYTASFMMSWGPICWVLISEIFPNKIRGQAVAVAVAAQWAANYFISSTYPMMMEFSGGLTYGFYGLMSVLSAIFVWKFVPETKGKTLENMESIWKRTA
- a CDS encoding aldose epimerase family protein, producing the protein MNITESIFGEWNGHKVKSYTISNDHGMKVSCIEYGGIITGISVPDREGNIENVVLGFDTLEEYTKHSPFFGSIIGRVAGRIAGSTFTLDGTAYQLPKNDGEHHLHGGKGGFHHVIWDSAAEKGRNEANIRFSYVSPDGEEGYPGTLDVTVNYTLNNENELVISYKAISDEKTIINLTNHTYFNLSGDLKRDILEHEVTMQSDHFLELDDTLIPTGEFIHVENTPFDFRAGKKIKEGVKSGHQQNILAGGGYDHPFLLNTGEMAVVDSASGRKLAVETDRQSVVLYTANMLGNDFEIRGVQSKRHLGLCLETQCPPDAIHHENFPSIVLEKNEVFKTKTSFKFLIV
- the xylA gene encoding xylose isomerase, which produces MNYFSNVSGVKYEGPDSNNPLAFKYYNPEEMINGRKMEDLLRFAVSYWHTFTAEGTDPFGDGTMIRSYGRFSGMDLAKARVEASFEFYEKLNVPFFCFHDADIAPEGDSLSETFKNLDEITAMIKEYMKSSKTKLLWNTANMFSHPRWLHGAATAPNADVFAYAAAKVKKGLEIGKELGAVNYVFWGGREGYETLLNTNMKLELDNLARFFHMAIDYAKEIGFDAQFLIEPKPKEPTKHQYDFDVATSLSFLQSYGLKDYFKFNIEANHATLAGHTFEHELHTARINGMLGSVDANQGDTLLGWDTDEFPTDIYSTALAMVEILKNDGLGTGGLNFDAKVRRGSFDPEDLFYAHIAGMDTFAVGAKVAQRLIEDKVLDNFIADRYSSYTEGIGLEIVEGKTDFHKLEKHALQLEKIENKSGRQEQLKAVLNKYILEAYASVKA
- the xylB gene encoding xylulokinase — protein: MKYVIGIDLGTSSVKVLLMNQKGEVCSEVSRSYPLIHEKSGYSEQDPGEWVDKTVDALKEISEQFDGSEEDIQGISFSGQMHGLVLLDKENMVLRNAILWNDTRTTEQCKQIYDMAGEKRLLEITKNPALEGFTLPKLLWVKQYEPEVFEKAAVFMLPKDYLRFKLTGRIHSEYSDAAGTLLLNVGRKMWSEEICGLTGIDVNICPPLVESHECVGTLKPEIAEKTGLYPLTKVFAGGADNACGAIGSGILSEGKTLCSIGTSGVVLSYEEQNDKDFQGKVHYFNHGEEKAYYTMGVTLAAGHSLSWFKDTFAEMESFDSLLAEMSEVPIGSNGLLFTPYLAGERTPYADSLIRGSFIGMDSSHNRNDFVRSVIEGITFSLNESIEIFRESGKLVDTIISIGGGAKSDAWLQIQADIFNSTIVKLSSEQGPAVGAAMLAAYGCKWYESLEACADDFITYEKTYTPIPENVKKYQELFQLYKEVYVQTRKLNEGLAGFRKK
- a CDS encoding DHA2 family efflux MFS transporter permease subunit, which gives rise to MAALLVAGFVGLFSETALNIALGELSFIFSVDATVIQWLATGYFLTLGILVPVTGIMMQKFTTRQMFMASVLLSIIGTVMAATASVFPVLLAGRIIQAAGLAINLPLTQNVIFTIFPPDKRGGAMGIMGLVMLAGPALGPTLAGLILDTLSWHWIFWFTIPFLLFSLLFGFSYLPNVNEILKVSIDVLSVFLSTIGFGGIVYGVSAGGEHGGWTSTSVIISIIAGILALIIFAVRQTKLDVPMLNLKAFKYPLFVLGVFMSFITFFNMLSMLVILPMYMQMALIIAAFTTGLVLLPGSLLNCILAPAIGRLFDRFGPKAVITPGTILVAVGYGAYSQFGTDTALWMIVLTHMIMMLGIGAVLASVQTNTLNSLPRQYYPDGIALTQTVQQVSGAIGIAIMVSLMAAKQNSYLAAAAGEPAQAAAAGSALVFKISLALAILNIILSLFMKKPE